The Candidatus Delongbacteria bacterium nucleotide sequence GCCGTGGTGCTCTTGTCGAGGGCTATGACCGTGCAACTGCAATGATTGCGGTTGCAAACACGGTTGAGGGTTCAATCAGGGTTAAGGGAGCGGCTATGGCTGTTAAGGAAAACCCGCAGATCACTCTTAAGGAGAAGAATATCATGGGCGTTGTAGTTCCTGATATCGAGTCTTCTTCTGTAAGAAAGACTGTAACGGAACGTGGATATGGTGTCCTTGGTTCGTCTGCCGTAATTGATGAGACTGCAACAAGTTTTGAAGAGCTTGTTGAGGCAATCATTGAGGCAGCGGAGATTGAGACCACCATGAAGCGTCTTTTGGATGAGATTGAATCCACAAAACGCCGTGTAAATGCTCTGGAGTTTAAGGTTATTCCTGAACTCTGTGAGGCACGTGACTTCATTAAGATGAGACTTGATGAGATGGAACGTGACGAAATTGTCCGTCTCAAAAAGATCCGGGCCAAAACCCAGGCCAAATAATTTTTTTATTGTTTTTTTAAATCAGTTAGATATTATTTCATTTCGACATACTAGGATTGTTTTATAAATTTGAGTATGATGTTTTAAGTGAATTGATATATGGTGGATTTTTGCAAAAGAGAACAATCTATTTTTTTTGAGAGATATCTAAAAAGTACTTATACAAACACACAATTATTTCTTTGATCACGAATACCCTTATATATCCTATTCAGTTTTTTACTGCTTTGATAAAGAAAGATAATGGTGTGCTATAATGGGTATAAAGAAAGTGAATATTGAAAATTACAAATGTTTTAAGGGAATATTCTCATTAGAATTAAAAGATGGAATAAATATACTTGTTGGTAATAATGAATCAGGCAAATCAACAATACTAGAGGCTATTAACCTCGCACTTACAGGTGTAATAAGGGGTAAATATTTAAAAAATAACTTAAGCCAGTACCTGTTTAATACTCATGTCGTTGATGAATATCTTAATGCTATAAATTCAGGTGAAAATCCTTCTCTCCCAAGTATTACAATTGAAATTTTTTTCAATGATGATTACCCTCGTTTTGAAGGTAATGGCAATAGTGAAAGGAAAACCGAGTGTGGGGTTATTCTAAAAATTGAATTTGACCCTGAATATCAGGGTGAATATGAAGAATTAATTTCTTCATCTGAAGAGATTACAACAATTCCTATTGAATATTATAAAATAACTTGGAAATCATGTGCACGTGAATCTGTAACATCTCGAATGATTCCATTAAAGTCAGTAATTATTGATTCTACTTCAAATAGGTATAATAATGGTTCTGATATTTACATTTCTCGTATAATTCGAGATGATCTTGAAGATAAAGAGAAAGTTGAATTATCACAGGCATATCGGAAGATGAAACAATCATTTATGCAGGATAATTCCGTTGCAGCAATCAATAAAAAAATTATTGAAAAGTCTAAATTGACAGATAAAAAACTGAATATTTCAGTGGATCTCTCTACACAAAATTCATGGGAAACATCTCTAATGACATATCTTGATAAAGTTCCATTTCATCAAATTGGCATGGGAGAACAGTGTATAGTTAAAACAAATCTAGCTTTGGAGCACCATAAAAGTAAGGAAGCAAATCTGATTTTACTTGAAGAGCCAGAGTGTCACTTGTCTCATACTAAGCTTAATGAACTAATGAAAAATATTGCCAATGTTTGTGAGAACAAGCAGATAATAGTTACAACACACAGTAGTTTTATTGCAAATA carries:
- a CDS encoding V-type ATP synthase subunit D translates to RGALVEGYDRATAMIAVANTVEGSIRVKGAAMAVKENPQITLKEKNIMGVVVPDIESSSVRKTVTERGYGVLGSSAVIDETATSFEELVEAIIEAAEIETTMKRLLDEIESTKRRVNALEFKVIPELCEARDFIKMRLDEMERDEIVRLKKIRAKTQAK
- a CDS encoding AAA family ATPase, coding for MGIKKVNIENYKCFKGIFSLELKDGINILVGNNESGKSTILEAINLALTGVIRGKYLKNNLSQYLFNTHVVDEYLNAINSGENPSLPSITIEIFFNDDYPRFEGNGNSERKTECGVILKIEFDPEYQGEYEELISSSEEITTIPIEYYKITWKSCARESVTSRMIPLKSVIIDSTSNRYNNGSDIYISRIIRDDLEDKEKVELSQAYRKMKQSFMQDNSVAAINKKIIEKSKLTDKKLNISVDLSTQNSWETSLMTYLDKVPFHQIGMGEQCIVKTNLALEHHKSKEANLILLEEPECHLSHTKLNELMKNIANVCENKQIIVTTHSSFIANKLGLDNLLLVNDQMVTTFSDLTKDTYDFFKKLPGYQTLRIIFCKKAVLVEGDSDELVFQKAYMRENGGKLPIEDGIDVISVKLTFKRFLEIAKKINKPVAVITDNDGDYDNNITKKYLDYEKVSCIKIFADDRNELKTLEPQFVDANRDSLKALCEVIALDYSKYSEIKEITHYMTTNKTTWALKLFESESDTKIDYPKYIKDAVEWCNG